In Paramormyrops kingsleyae isolate MSU_618 chromosome 18, PKINGS_0.4, whole genome shotgun sequence, the DNA window GCCAGTATATGTACAGAGAGAAGCCTGGGGAAAGACCCTCATACCATGTGTGGGTTAAAGGGATGTCGGCAATGTCTGTTGCTGGCTCAGCTGAGTGGGTTAAGCCGCAGTTTATGTGAACATATCCGGTCACTGGATCATTGTAAAGAAGCTGCAGCTGGCTGACTATTAATGAACCTGTTCTGGAAACTTCCAATGGAAATGGTGCCTATGCGTTTTTTTGGGGAAAATTACATTTTCACTCACTTTATTCATTCACTCTCAATAGATAAGGGAGACACTGTGAATAAAAGTTGAAGTCACTGTTGTTGTGTGGACTGAGCAGGCAGAGCACACTAAAGTGGCACCAGTTGCCTTTCTGTCTCTGACAATGTAATATAACCTTTATCAATGGATTATTACAACCCCTGTTTCACCGCTTTAATTCACAGTAACTTTCTGAGCCTTTTTCTTTTCATTCACCTTAACAGATAACAGACTCTTCTATACTGGTCCGAGCTGGAGGTACAAACCGCTGGTCGTGCTGTCAGAGGCTGAGAAGAGATCAGTTCTGATGAAGTGCCACAGTAACTCTGGAACTGGAAAACACTGTGATGTAAGAGGCGCCAGAGACAGGGTCATTGCCAGCCAGTGGAGCTGATGTATATAGTGACATCGCAATGGGCACACATGCAATAGTCACATcgttggtgggggtggggggcagtgtgCACGATGTATATAGTAACATTGCAATGAACGCATGCAGTAGTCACATCGtgaaggggggggtgggcgATGTGTATCATGAGATTGCAATGGGCACACATGTAGTAGTGACATCTTGAAAGGGGGGTGCACCATGTATATCGTGACATCACAATGGGCACACATGCAACAGTCACATTGGTGGGGGGGTGAAATATGacaaagatttaaaaataattttaaagattTTATCATTCAAAATATGACTAACTGTTTAGGATTCAGTTTCATAAAACAGCATAACAGAAAAATAATTGTTCCATATGATAAAATGTCTGATATAGGACTACAATCTTTCGTCCTCGCACTCTGGAAGTGCAGTGAATTGGCCTCAGTAACATGCAAATTCATAATATAAGGAACGTACATTcatctatttgtttgtttgtttatgggGGGGGCACACCCCCCCTATTTGCAACACCCCTGTTGCTGGCTAAATTCACATTAGCGATGTAATACACATAAAACAGGTCAAATAAGTGCCGGTGTAATCTAGTACTGAACAATTAGAGTAAAAAAGGTAAATAAATACAGTACACATGGCAAACaggaaaaaatgtatgtattGCTTCTCTGTTGATTTCCATTTTCTTGttgatttcattgttgtgtTTGTTCCAAAATATGGTGACCACTACCCATAATGCAATGCGTCATAACGTGGCTGCCTGTGTTGTATTAGTACTGTACATGgcaattaacatttaaaaaaacgaATTTTCTTTAAACTCCTTTTTCCTTTTAGGTGGTCAAATCAGTTTGTGATACTGGTTCACAACCAGCGGTGGAAATGTGCAGCACTTGTTGCAGAAATCTTTTTCATTGTCCTCTTTGCCCAACATTCAAGCCAGCAAGGAAGGCTAAGATTGAGAAACATATACATTCCCATATGAAAAATGCTATTCGTTTCAAAGGTATGAACATACCATTACCAGTACAGTAATTTCCCCAGTCCTTTTAAATggcaaatatttttattatacaaGTAACCGCAGTTTCTCATATAATTGGATGTACACATTCAACTATCTACTTTGCTTTCTTATCTAACATAATTTccattatattaaatatttttctgtCTTGCAGGCAAAAGCATCTGTCGGTGCAGACTCTCATGCCGTGCTGAGGGTCATTACCACTGCCCTTTCTGTCAAAAGACAGTCATTCGTCGGAATTGTATGGAAAGGCATTTAGTAATATGCCAAGGGTGCCCACCAGCGGTAACACCCCTGGCCTCTACACCTACACCTACAACCACACATGTACCACACCTGGCCTCTACACCTACACCTACAACCACATATGTACCACATCTGGCCTCTACACCTACACCTACAACTACATATGTACCATACCTGGCCTCAGCATCTACTACTACAGCTGTAACATCACTGGCCTCTACACCTACAACTACGTATGTACGACACATGGCTTCTACATCTACTACTACAGCTGTAACATCACTGGCCTCTGCACCTACTACTACGTATGTACGACACATGGCTTCTACATCTACTACTACAGCTATAACAttgctggccattacacctacaaaTACGTATGTACCACACCTGGCCTCTACACCTACTACTACATATGTACCACACCTGGCCTCAGCATCTACTACTACAGGTGTAACAttgctggccattacacctacaacTACGTATGTACGACGCATGGCCTCTACATCTACTACTACAGCTGTGACATCACTGGGCTCTACACCTAGAACTACATATGTACAACACCTGGCCTCTTCACCTACTACTACAGCTGTAACATCGCTGGACTCCACACCTTCTACAGGTTTGACTTAACTGCCATCTCCACATTATCCTATTGTGCTAGAACACTCAAGTTCCCTCTAACCAATACAATCTGGTACCGAAGCACATCTGCTAACAGTGAGATGCCCTCTTTGCAGTCTGACTTTACACAGGGGCAGCCTATTCACATTCATATTAAGGAAACATGTACTTGTGTCAAAGGACATTATACACACTTCTTATCTAAAGTGGGTGTTGATGGAAAAAATGCCGTATTTCCTGTCCAGAAAAGTGCCCATGGATTTTCTGTGCCAGTATATGTACAGAGAGAAGCCTGGGGAAAGACCCTCATACCATGTGTGGGTTAAAGGGATGTCGGCAATATTTTGCTGGCTCAGCTGAGTGGGTGAAGCCGCTATTTATGTGAACATATCCGGTCACTGGATCATTGTAAAGAAGCTGCAGCTGGCTGACTATTAATGAACCTGTTCTGGAAACTTCCAATGGAAATGGTGCCTATAAGTTTTTTtggggatgtttttttttttttttgaggaaaatTACATTTTCACTCACTTCATTCATTCACTCTCAATAGATAAGGGAGACACTGAGAATAAAGGTTGAAGTCACTGTTGTTGTGTGGACTGAGCAGGCAGAGCACACTAAAGTGGCACCAGTTGCCTTTCTGTCTCTGACAATGTAATATAACCTTTATCAATGGATTATTACAACCCCTGTTTCACCGCTTTAATTCACACAGTAACTTTCTGAGCCTATTTCTTTTCATTCACCTTAACAGATAACAGACTCTTCTATACTGGTCCGAGCTGGAGGTACACGCCGCTGGTCGTGCTGTCAGAGGCTGAGAAGAGATCAGTTCTGATGAAGTGCCACAGTAACTCTGGAACTGGAAAACACTGTGATGTAAGAGGTCCCCGAGACAGGGTCACTGTCAGCCAGTGGAGCTGATGTATATAGTGACATCGCAATGGGCACACATGCAATAGTCACATCATGGAAGGGGGGGTGCGTGATGTATATAGTGAGGGGGTGCAATGTAAgaatgatttaaaaattatttaaagatTGCATTATATGACTAACACTATTTAGGGTAcagttaaataaaatacaaacataAGAAAAAAGTAATTGTTCCATATGATAAGATGTTTGTCTGATATAGCACTATAATCTTGGCTAGGCTCATCTCGCTCTCGCGCTTTACCTGTTTGTTTGATTGTTTATCGGGAGGGGGGGCTCACCCCTCCGTCCTCCCTATTTCTGACGCCCCTATTGTCAGTTACTACTGGCCTACACTGATTCGAGATGTGAAGGACTGGGTAATATATAACATGTTAGGGcggtgcagtggtgcagtggctagcactgttgcctcacacttctgggaccagCATTCTGTGTCGTCATGgtgtttcctccgggtactccaggtccccccccccccccaatccaaaAAGATGCTGAGGTGAACTGGCATTACCAaagcgtgccctgtgatgggttggcacccattccttggttgttccctgccatgCCCCCACAGGCTCTGGACCCCGtgatcctgaataggacaaccAGAAAATGTACGGATATATAAAAGATATGTGTCAGTTACAGATTCTTTGGTTTACATATTTTTTGACCTTGCATGTCATGCATCATAAAATTAGATGACCACAGTGTCCAAATTTGCATTAAGTAGAAAATTCCTAATAGCGCATATTTTTCATTGTGTTATTTAGCTGCTTGATTTAGAAATTTCAAGACATGCAATCTTTTTCAGATCAAAGGCTGCCAGCTGAATGATCCCATCAAGACTGTTGTCCCAGTTTTACATACAATTAAGGTACTGCTTGCAACATTTTTTGCACAGTGTTGTGAGTTAATAGGATAATCAGTAGTATGATAAGTGTTGATAAATCCGTCTACAGGTAGAAGAAGCTTGGGATGTGCTTGGTTTGGACTTAATTGGACCACTACCTGAAACAGCGCGGCACAACAAATTTGTGTTAACCATGACAGACATGTACACAAAGTGGGTCATTGCAGACCCTCTGCAGTCTAAGACTGTGAATGAGGTGTCTTTGGCAATTACCACAAAGTTGTGCATGTTCGGCATGGTCAGGCACATCATTACAGATCAAGACAAGGAATTCATCAAGGAGGTAAACTTTTTGtgaaactattattattatttttttgtatctttttttccccaacttCTGCTTCTAATATATGTTTTTGTCTTATGGAGAATTTCCCTTAAAACCACGAGCCAAACCGTACTGGGAACtgatggttttccattgtatATTATCAGAGCCGTACCCAAGCTGTACCCGTGCTGACAAGGCCCCCCTTACTAGCAGGGCCGAAAGCATGACCAGACTGAACTGGTTTTGTCATCAACACCTGATAGGTCGAAATGCAGGTAGATGCAGTTGATCTGTGTTGATATGCATGGATGATCTGAAGGAAAAAGgggcatattctatatatcACTCATTATTAGTATTGTGTTGCATTCCTGATAACTCAGAACTTTTCCAACAACCTAtttaaaaaagtactatagaacattTGAACAGTATGGATTTGTGATGCAAATTTCCACaagtgaatgctaattccactagtgtttgatgctaacataagatGGCAGTTCTTACAGATATGGAAGCAGTAATTAGCACACAGAAAATTGTGTATACcttgtgaacagtaaataagcgtctcTTTGGTTTTACGTCACTGCTGCATTCAAAACCCAGCATCTCCTTTACTGAGCCAATCCTTcagcagtggaaaaccaaagcgaACTGGAACAGTGCTGTATATAGATTCTCTTGGCagtacggctcgggtacggctcaGTTCCTgcatgccagtggaaaagtgctATGAAACTACTCCacaataatgtaaatataactGTTGATCATTCATCCACAGCTCAATGACAGCATATTCAGCAGGCTGAAAATCAAAAATGCAGTGTCCAGCGTCTATCATCCACAGCCCAATGGGCAGGTAACCTCCAGTCCTCTCAGATGTATTATTGTTGAATCACTTGTGTTTATTTATCAAATTCACAAATGGATTGAAATGTACAGGATGAATTAACCAACCAAGACATCAAGCGTACTCTCAGAAAATATATGAATGGCAGCCGTAATGACTGGGACCTCCACCTGCCTGGTGTGATGTATGATGTTAATACTACTACACAGGTTGGTATCTTTACAAATCAACTTCTACAGTATCAAAAGTGTGAAttataaacttttttttgtaattgaaagataTACAATATATCAATTTATGATTATTATATTCCATCTCGGGTGTGTGCGGGGTGCGGGCTGGGGCACCATTAATCATGCTTCCCTTTAAAGGTACAGGGTGCCCTAATAATTATACGTCAAATGCTCTGAGCACCTGTCTCTGCTCGGTACTGTTCAGTCTCATGTGGTGGATGTTTTCTTGGATATATTGGATTCAGTCTGTTAATGTGTAGCTTCTTTATGATCAGAGCTCCACCAGGCACAGCCCCTACTTCCTCCTCTTCAACCGACACCCTCGCCTGCCAGAAGTGACGAATCCCTGTCCCAAGGCAGAGAACTTGGAAGACTCTAACCCAGAAGATGACACTGACAGCAAAGTGAATGAGATGAAACCTTTGAGTGAAATGGTTTGTACCTCTGCAGGAGATGCCAGAAAATTCCATAATTGTTTTCAGTACGTattcatgctttttttttttttttgaaggtcCTCAGCAATATTGAGAGAGTACAGAGCAGGCAAGAAAATACCTTTGAAGACCAAAAGTGTAAGTATATAAGAGTATATTCAGTTCAGGCTGGTGATACATGTACTTCTTTTACAAGACCCCAGAAAATGACAAACATGTTGAAGAGTTACCACCAAGGGCTGCTGCCATCATAACTTCCAAAGGTGTGGCCACTGTAATGAAGGGCAGCTCAACATTCCGTGAAGCCAAACTGTTAAGATTCAGGTTGTACTATAGGCGCAAAAAAGTGCATGTATGTTATGGGATTCATATTATCAGTAATATTTGTGTTACCAGATGCACCAAATGAAGGGACGTTTCTGCAGGACCATTGCCATTCTACCATTGAAGTGAAGGAGGAGGAACTGTAATCTCTCAGGTCCTCCCTGATGAGGTGACTGAGCCTGCGTGCAGTGCTCTAGATCAACACTGAGGATCAGCAGAAGAGCCCCAGATAGGTCTGAGACAAAGGATGCCATTATATTCATCTCAGGAGGACATGGAGACATTACTCACTTAGGAGGTTGATTCTCCCACATAAGGCAAAAAATCACTTAAAAAGTTATGTTCAATTGAGTTGTGTTTTCTCCTCATCTGCAGTTGACCTGAAAAAGAAGGCGTGGCCATGCCAGTGTTTTCCTGGTCTTTTAACTTTATGCTGGTTGATACATGTATAATCATTgttaaataaaatgctttttggggaaaaaatactTTTCCTCCCTGCATGTAAACAGCGTGAGAGTTTCGGTCGCGTCATTACACAGATTCCCGGTAGTGATGGGAAGCAGTGTTTATTTTGTCAAAGACACTCCAATGACGACATCGCTCACAATCGCAGCCTAAAACAACAACTCCTCCGGAACAACATCTATCTTGCCCCGTTTAAATtgcaagataaaaaaaaaacattcctgcACGTATTTGGATTGTTAAGGTACAAGAAAAGGGAAGAGAGATGGAAATAAGAAAAACAGCAGTGGAGAAGCTGTAAATGAAGAAATTGCAGAGAACAGCTCTCCAGCACGGGCGTGAGATGGCGgagctaatgctaatgctaaccccCATCTAAACAAAGCGTCAAGTTTAACGAAAGTGGTACAAGAGATTCGAGAGTTTAGTAGGGACACAAAACAACTGAATGATATTAAATCTGAGCTCACCAACACTGACCAAAAATAGCAGAGGCAGAGACTTGGATTGAAAAGGTAGAAGATCGTATTCAAAACTGGAAACGGGTGTTAATATGAAGCCAGGAATGAACAAGAAAATAAACTGCTCGACCAATAAGGGATGTCATGATGAAAGAATATAAGAATATACAACGTCCCTAAGGGAACAGGGGCCAACAATGGTGGAGTTTGTGGAAAAAGTTACTAGGAGACACGCTGGAGATTCCCCGATTAGGAGCTTGATATTGAGAGGGCACATCGGTCACTCGCTTTGAGACGTTCCAGGGACAGTGAGGACAAGCCACGGTCAATAATCATCCGATTCCACTGCTGTAAAACTGAGCAGGAGATCCTACGCAAGGCCTGcagtaagaaaaaaacatttctgaatGAGAGGCCAATATATTTTGACAAAGATTACTGCCAAGTGAGCCTGCAAAAGCGTAAGGAATATTCTGAAGCGAAGCAGGTATTAAAGCAGAGAAATGTCCGTTCCCTGCTAAGTCACAAGTATTCTATGATGATGGGACTCGGCTGTACCAATCTGTGGAGGAAGCGATTGCTGACATGAAAGACAGGACTACCCATCACCGTGGTCATACCAAGTGAGAGCCTGGCTGAGCGGCTACCCCGATCTGCATGAGACAGCAAGGGACCTGAGGAGAGCGTGAGGAGAATATCAGACAGACTACGAGCTTTCAGAAGACAGCCCTcaccccctccaaaaaaacCATTAGCTCTTACTAATCTTTAAAAGTGTTGGCAGGCTGAATAAAGCTCAAAATGCTGTATATCTTAAATTGACATGGTAAGGTGGATTTCATGTTATTCTAATATCTCTTTTTCCCTTATTGTAatgagaacatatatatataggagACCTTTTTTGCATATGAATCTTATTTTTCTGGTTGCTCCAGTAGGGACCCTCAGCCATCATGGAGGGGAGGTTTTCCTCCAGAGCTAAACATTCCTTCTAGCTTAACCCAGGGTCATGCTTTGGAGATGTCAGCCTTGGAATCTCATGTTCTTTACCTCAGTTCACactggagtttttttttgttcttgttcAAGAAGTAGATGGATTACATTCCATTTAGCCAATGATATACTGAACGAAGAACACACACAGCTAGtgataaagtaaaaataatttcatttaatgcCACTGAGCTTCTGAATCCAATTAAACGTGGTAAAATTTTCTCTGAAATGAAGAGAGAACAAACACATATAGTATACCTACAGGAAACCCACTTAAATGATACTGGGGATGAATAGTTAAGGAGAAAGGGCTTCATGAATGTATTTTTCTTCTCATATAAATTAGGCCACAGAAAAGGAGTAGCTATCCTTACCTCAAGTAAGCTGAATTTTGAAAAAAGTATTATTAATGTGAGATAAGGAGGGTAGATAAactatattgccaaaaatattgggacacccgTCCAAGCGAAGGGCCCAAGTCCAACATCACAGCCATGTGCCAAAGAACGTTTAGAtttaggatttttttcttcataagcATTCACCTTCTGTGTTAAATGTCATAAACGAAAAGAGTGTTGGTGCAGTTGTGttgaaaagaaattatattgtttggcagtataacaaaataaaaatgtttatattaataAACACTAGCAATTTTTGTCATAATTGTATAATGCATACAAAACAAACTATCATTACCTGTGTGGCGGAGCTCAAACTTTTTGCAGGAAACAGGGATTGCAACGCAATGTTATTGTCACATTTTAATAATCAAGTAAATATAGATAATGGAGTTATTTATGCTAATAGTTAAACTGCAATAATAGTATCacaactgtatttttaaattgaatAAATGAGAATATCACAGGATTGCGATTAAGATGACAAACTCATTTACAGAATCTGAAAATCAGTCAGGGACATCTCATGCTCCTCCTGGCCCAGAAGATGTAGTTACTGTCAGCTGGTTTTATACACATAATGTTCTGAAATAAGCTAATGTTACAGTTGATATACCTCCAAATGTATCAGTCAGCAAAAACAATGCACAACAGCTCATTTATTGTAGGCAACAAATGACTATTTACACATGCACTCATGTGAACCACCTCAGCTATCCAAACCAAACCAAATGAAAGTGAGGAAAAGCTTAGTGATTTTTTGAGAAACCCTTAGGCCAGGAGATGTGCACCATAAACcgaaaattaacaaaactgtaAGATACCTTCAAAATACAGCAgcataataatatataatgtcTTGAACTTTGGTCATGAACACACAAAAAGTAGACAACTGACAACAGAGTCCCTCTTGATCACAACATTGGCAAGGAACATGGCATTAACCCTAAGGCCTTGTTATTCTTGATACTTAGTGAGGAACGTCTCCATGTCCTCACCACAGTGAAAAAGGAAGACAAAGGGGTCCTTTGCCTCAGTGCAGTCTCCTTCCAGGACCTCTCTGAGGGCGTTCTGCGGATCCTCAGTGTTGATCTGGAGCATTTCTGGCTCTgtcacctccccagggaggacCTGAGAGATTATGGTTCCTCCATCTTCACTTCAAGGGTAGAATAGCAATGGTCCTGCAGAAACG includes these proteins:
- the LOC111855212 gene encoding uncharacterized protein isoform X1, which gives rise to MDMSICDTDSQLALEKCNTCCRNLFHCPLCPTFKPARKAKIEKHIHSHMKNAIRFKGKSICRCRLSCRAEGHYHCPFCQKTVIRRNCMERHLVICQGCTPLASTPTTTHVPHLASASTTTAVTSLASTPTTTYVRHMASTSTTTAVTSLTSTPTTMYVPHLAATSTTTAVTSLASTPTTTYVPHLASRSTTTAVTSLASTPTTTYVPHLASTSTTTAVTSLDSTPSTDNRLFYTGPSWRYKPLVVLSEAEKRSVLMKCHSNSGTGKHCDVVKSVCDTGSQPAVEMCSTCCRNLFHCPLCPTFKPARKAKIEKHIHSHMKNAIRFKGKSICRCRLSCRAEGHYHCPFCQKTVIRRNCMERHLVICQGCPPAVTPLASTPTPTTTHVPHLASTPTPTTTYVPHLASTPTPTTTYVPYLASASTTTAVTSLASTPTTTYVRHMASTSTTTAVTSLASAPTTTYVRHMASTSTTTAITLLAITPTNTYVPHLASTPTTTYVPHLASASTTTGVTLLAITPTTTYVRRMASTSTTTAVTSLGSTPRTTYVQHLASSPTTTAVTSLDSTPSTDNRLFYTGPSWRYTPLVVLSEAEKRSVLMKCHSNSGTGKHCDIKGCQLNDPIKTVVPVLHTIKVEEAWDVLGLDLIGPLPETARHNKFVLTMTDMYTKWVIADPLQSKTVNEVSLAITTKLCMFGMVRHIITDQDKEFIKELNDSIFSRLKIKNAVSSVYHPQPNGQDELTNQDIKRTLRKYMNGSRNDWDLHLPGVMYDVNTTTQSSTRHSPYFLLFNRHPRLPEVTNPCPKAENLEDSNPEDDTDSKVNEMKPLSEMVLSNIERVQSRQENTFEDQKYAPNEGTFLQDHCHSTIEVKEEEL
- the LOC111855212 gene encoding uncharacterized protein isoform X2 — translated: MDMSICDTDSQLALEKCNTCCRNLFHCPLCPTFKPARKAKIEKHIHSHMKNAIRFKGKSICRCRLSCRAEGHYHCPFCQKTVIRRNCMERHLVICQGCTPLASTPTTTHVPHLASASTTTAVTSLASTPTTTYVRHMASTSTTTAVTSLTSTPTTISTTTAVTSLASTPTTTYVPHLASTSTTTAVTSLDSTPSTDNRLFYTGPSWRYKPLVVLSEAEKRSVLMKCHSNSGTGKHCDVVKSVCDTGSQPAVEMCSTCCRNLFHCPLCPTFKPARKAKIEKHIHSHMKNAIRFKGKSICRCRLSCRAEGHYHCPFCQKTVIRRNCMERHLVICQGCPPAVTPLASTPTPTTTHVPHLASTPTPTTTYVPHLASTPTPTTTYVPYLASASTTTAVTSLASTPTTTYVRHMASTSTTTAVTSLASAPTTTYVRHMASTSTTTAITLLAITPTNTYVPHLASTPTTTYVPHLASASTTTGVTLLAITPTTTYVRRMASTSTTTAVTSLGSTPRTTYVQHLASSPTTTAVTSLDSTPSTDNRLFYTGPSWRYTPLVVLSEAEKRSVLMKCHSNSGTGKHCDIKGCQLNDPIKTVVPVLHTIKVEEAWDVLGLDLIGPLPETARHNKFVLTMTDMYTKWVIADPLQSKTVNEVSLAITTKLCMFGMVRHIITDQDKEFIKELNDSIFSRLKIKNAVSSVYHPQPNGQDELTNQDIKRTLRKYMNGSRNDWDLHLPGVMYDVNTTTQSSTRHSPYFLLFNRHPRLPEVTNPCPKAENLEDSNPEDDTDSKVNEMKPLSEMVLSNIERVQSRQENTFEDQKYAPNEGTFLQDHCHSTIEVKEEEL